The Streptomyces sp. HSG2 genome has a segment encoding these proteins:
- a CDS encoding AAA family ATPase, whose protein sequence is MTVPRDFEEPAPSRPDLVVGREEELRAARGRLAGGGSVLLHGPAGIGKSTVLGALAAEFAPTARTVLRCSATESESHVPFLALADLLGLVLEDVVTDLPVAQRTALESALTGRESTLRREGLALRLAVLSAFRALAANGPVLVVADDLQWLDPASAEILGFAARRLDGAPVRMLCALRTEGPEYDRALRAVPSESEAVRIGPLTRVQTATMLDRRGHGDLSRATVREIHRTSGGNPLFALELGRALAESPTPPRPGEPLPVPTSLRDLVLNRLEVLSEEARRTLLVACVGARPTQALLRAAGRVDAEAETARAAELGLLTGDPQASAVRFAHPLVSAALYAGASASERRAAHEALSRAASDPIERARHLALATTGTDPRVARRLADAASVARDRGAPSVAASLGLLAARHTPVDGVPGPDDSRLRAAEDAITAGEADLARDIAHDVLARAVLPAHRVRAWMVVIEAAGQAIGEVDAAFPQALADAGEDPGLLALVHYQLAWRDLVVQGDFGRGREEAAHAATLAGRAGDRRTEVLALALQAQAETLAGHPDAPSTIRRALREPQDPRVACHHNGAGAVRFRWLLMSDRLAEARSAVTTLLREVRRRGMAESEVHYLRFLAETELRSGHCGRALTLAGESLTLARDAGIGEGAGAMQASLAEAAGGDVERARELAREAVDRAEEDGDAVYLSRALAALGHAELMAGEARAAAETLRRVGRLEAGAGITDPARGRWQGDLAEALVRSGEPEEARRVVDSARANALRLGREGVLADLDRAEALVSAARGDHDGAVALLTSARERQARLGHALEEARTVFAMACLGTARSGTSYEEAAQLFRRCRATVWLRRVEEASRASRAPEPGPAVPPVAYLEALASMERQVAGLVMEGATNREIAGRLFVSVKTVEATLTRVYRKLAIRSRVDLVRLAAGQGRR, encoded by the coding sequence GTGACCGTGCCACGGGACTTCGAGGAGCCTGCCCCGAGCCGCCCCGACCTGGTCGTCGGCAGGGAGGAGGAGCTGCGCGCGGCACGCGGACGGCTCGCCGGCGGTGGAAGCGTCCTGCTGCACGGCCCCGCCGGCATCGGCAAGTCGACCGTGCTGGGCGCCCTCGCCGCCGAGTTCGCGCCCACGGCCCGTACCGTGCTCCGCTGTTCGGCGACGGAGTCGGAGTCGCATGTGCCCTTCCTCGCCCTCGCCGACCTGTTGGGCCTGGTCCTGGAGGACGTGGTGACCGATCTGCCCGTCGCCCAGCGCACCGCCCTGGAATCGGCACTGACGGGGCGCGAGTCCACGCTTCGACGAGAGGGGCTCGCGCTCCGCCTGGCCGTCCTCTCCGCCTTCCGCGCACTCGCGGCGAACGGGCCCGTGTTGGTGGTCGCCGACGATCTGCAGTGGCTGGATCCGGCGAGCGCCGAGATCCTCGGTTTCGCGGCTCGCCGACTGGACGGCGCGCCGGTGCGGATGCTCTGCGCCCTGCGCACCGAGGGTCCCGAGTACGACCGGGCACTGAGGGCCGTGCCGTCGGAAAGCGAGGCCGTGAGGATCGGCCCGCTTACCCGTGTCCAGACGGCCACGATGCTCGACCGTCGCGGCCACGGCGACCTCTCGCGCGCCACGGTCCGCGAGATCCACCGGACCAGCGGCGGCAACCCGCTCTTCGCCCTGGAGCTCGGGCGCGCCCTCGCCGAGAGTCCGACGCCGCCCCGGCCGGGGGAACCCCTTCCCGTCCCCACATCGCTCCGCGACCTGGTCCTGAACCGGCTGGAAGTGCTGTCCGAGGAGGCGCGCCGGACCCTGCTGGTCGCCTGTGTCGGGGCCCGCCCGACGCAGGCGCTGCTCCGCGCGGCGGGCCGCGTCGACGCCGAGGCGGAGACGGCGCGCGCCGCCGAGCTGGGTCTGTTGACCGGCGACCCTCAGGCGTCCGCCGTGCGGTTCGCGCATCCGCTGGTCTCGGCGGCGCTGTACGCGGGGGCTTCGGCGAGCGAGCGACGGGCCGCCCACGAGGCGCTCTCCCGGGCCGCGTCGGATCCCATCGAGCGCGCCCGGCACCTGGCTCTGGCGACCACGGGCACCGATCCTCGCGTGGCACGGCGGTTGGCGGACGCGGCCTCCGTGGCCCGGGATCGCGGCGCGCCGTCGGTGGCCGCCTCGCTGGGGTTGCTCGCCGCCCGACACACCCCGGTGGACGGGGTGCCGGGGCCGGACGACAGCCGGCTTCGCGCGGCCGAGGACGCGATCACCGCGGGGGAGGCCGATCTCGCCCGCGACATCGCCCACGACGTTCTGGCGCGGGCCGTCCTGCCGGCGCATCGGGTGCGCGCCTGGATGGTGGTGATCGAAGCCGCCGGGCAGGCCATCGGCGAGGTGGATGCCGCCTTTCCTCAGGCTCTGGCCGACGCGGGGGAAGACCCCGGGTTGTTGGCGCTCGTCCACTACCAGTTGGCCTGGCGTGATCTCGTCGTGCAGGGCGACTTCGGCCGGGGGCGGGAGGAGGCCGCGCACGCCGCGACCCTCGCCGGTCGGGCCGGGGACCGCAGGACCGAGGTACTCGCCCTGGCCCTCCAGGCACAGGCCGAGACTCTGGCGGGACACCCGGACGCCCCGTCGACGATCAGGCGGGCCCTGCGTGAGCCGCAGGACCCCCGGGTGGCGTGCCATCACAACGGCGCCGGCGCGGTCCGTTTCCGGTGGTTGCTGATGAGCGACCGGCTGGCGGAGGCCCGGTCGGCGGTCACGACCCTGCTGCGGGAGGTGCGTCGTCGTGGCATGGCCGAGAGCGAGGTGCACTATCTGCGGTTTCTGGCCGAGACGGAGTTGCGGTCCGGCCACTGCGGACGTGCCCTCACGCTGGCCGGAGAGAGTCTGACGCTCGCCCGCGACGCGGGCATCGGGGAGGGGGCCGGCGCGATGCAGGCGTCCCTCGCGGAGGCGGCGGGCGGCGACGTGGAGCGGGCGCGGGAACTGGCCCGGGAGGCCGTGGACCGGGCGGAGGAGGACGGAGACGCCGTCTATCTGTCCCGTGCTCTGGCGGCTCTCGGTCACGCGGAGTTGATGGCGGGCGAGGCCCGGGCGGCGGCGGAGACCCTGCGCCGGGTGGGACGGCTGGAGGCGGGCGCAGGCATCACCGATCCGGCTCGCGGTCGGTGGCAGGGCGACCTGGCGGAGGCCTTGGTGCGGAGTGGGGAGCCGGAGGAGGCTCGGCGAGTGGTGGACTCCGCTCGCGCGAACGCGCTGCGTCTCGGGCGGGAGGGCGTGCTGGCCGATCTCGACCGGGCGGAGGCCCTGGTGTCGGCGGCCCGGGGGGACCACGACGGCGCGGTGGCCCTGCTGACGTCGGCGCGGGAGCGTCAGGCGCGGCTGGGCCACGCACTGGAGGAGGCCCGCACGGTCTTCGCGATGGCTTGTCTCGGCACCGCCCGGTCGGGCACGTCGTACGAGGAGGCTGCCCAGTTGTTCCGGCGTTGTCGGGCGACCGTCTGGCTGCGCCGGGTCGAGGAGGCGAGCAGGGCCTCGCGCGCCCCCGAGCCCGGCCCCGCGGTGCCGCCGGTGGCCTATCTGGAGGCCCTCGCCTCGATGGAACGTCAGGTCGCCGGGTTGGTGATGGAGGGGGCCACCAACAGGGAGATCGCCGGGAGGTTGTTCGTCAGCGTCAAGACCGTGGAGGCCACGCTCACCCGGGTCTATCGGAAGCTGGCGATCCGCTCGCGGGTGGACCTGGTGCGGTTGGCGGCGGGTCAGGGGCGGCGCTGA
- a CDS encoding SRPBCC family protein, whose translation MVTFFLERTAPLPPREAWRRITRWHHHGATVPLTRVTVVTPPPSGPGTRIVARTGLGPIGFDDPMDVTTWRPPDGDRPGLCRLEKRGRLVTGWAELEVRPAPGDRSRVGWREEVEVRGFPSALDGLVARSGRALFGREVDRLLRLP comes from the coding sequence GTGGTCACTTTCTTCCTTGAGCGCACGGCACCGCTGCCTCCGCGCGAGGCTTGGCGCAGGATCACCCGATGGCATCACCACGGAGCGACGGTGCCCTTGACGCGGGTCACCGTGGTGACTCCCCCGCCGTCCGGCCCGGGCACCCGGATCGTGGCGCGCACGGGCCTGGGTCCGATCGGTTTCGACGATCCGATGGACGTCACGACGTGGCGACCCCCCGACGGCGACCGGCCCGGGCTCTGCCGACTGGAGAAGAGGGGGCGGCTCGTCACCGGCTGGGCGGAGCTGGAGGTCCGGCCCGCGCCCGGCGACCGGAGCCGGGTGGGGTGGCGCGAGGAGGTGGAGGTGCGAGGGTTTCCCTCGGCGCTCGACGGGCTTGTCGCGCGATCGGGACGCGCGCTCTTCGGCAGGGAGGTCGACCGTCTCCTCCGACTGCCGTGA
- a CDS encoding GntR family transcriptional regulator, translated as MKQTAQRLAEVEATRPRAAQAPWDPSPGRGVVESADRAGSVRGEHTRDLTPPPAPRSRPPMRRVSVRGQILSALRAALSTGELSPGEIYSAPALGERFGASATPVREAMQQLAVEGAVEVLPNRGFRVVARGARELAELAEVRALLEIPVILRLARTVPAERWAELRPRADAAVRAASTGCPATYGEADRAFHRSLLALSGNRQLLRVADELHRRAQGPWVGVAPVRGAGLVVDAQQHTVLLDALAVGDVEAVAALAAEHFAASD; from the coding sequence GTGAAGCAGACCGCTCAGCGCCTCGCCGAGGTGGAGGCGACCCGCCCCCGCGCCGCCCAGGCCCCGTGGGACCCCTCTCCGGGACGGGGCGTGGTCGAGTCGGCGGACCGGGCGGGATCCGTGCGCGGCGAGCACACGCGCGACCTCACGCCCCCTCCCGCCCCCCGTTCCCGACCTCCGATGCGGCGCGTCTCGGTGCGGGGACAGATCCTCTCCGCCCTGCGCGCCGCGCTGTCCACCGGCGAGCTGTCCCCGGGGGAGATCTATTCGGCCCCGGCCCTGGGGGAGCGTTTCGGAGCCTCCGCCACCCCCGTCCGGGAGGCGATGCAGCAGCTCGCCGTCGAGGGGGCCGTGGAGGTCCTGCCCAACCGGGGGTTCCGCGTGGTCGCGCGCGGCGCGCGCGAGCTGGCCGAGCTGGCGGAGGTCCGGGCGTTGCTGGAGATACCGGTGATCTTGAGACTGGCCCGCACCGTTCCCGCCGAACGCTGGGCGGAGCTGCGTCCCCGGGCGGACGCCGCGGTCCGTGCGGCCTCCACCGGTTGTCCGGCCACCTACGGAGAGGCGGACCGGGCCTTCCACCGTTCGCTCCTGGCGCTCTCGGGAAATCGGCAGCTGCTGCGCGTCGCGGACGAGCTGCACCGGCGGGCCCAGGGGCCGTGGGTCGGCGTCGCTCCCGTCCGCGGAGCGGGCCTGGTGGTCGACGCCCAGCAGCACACCGTCCTGCTGGACGCGTTGGCGGTGGGCGACGTGGAGGCCGTGGCGGCCCTGGCCGCGGAGCACTTCGCCGCGTCGGACTGA
- a CDS encoding DUF2637 domain-containing protein has protein sequence MRLTDISLSWLLPGAVLLLGMLAAVAVLARGKRAAGKDASADDSWERSEERRRRKEALYATVSYVLLFCCAAVAAALSFHGLVGFGEQNLGLSGGWQYLVPFGLDGAAMFCSVLAVREASHGDAALGSRILVWTFAFAAAWFNWVHAPRGAGHAGAPHFFAGMSLSAAVLFDRALKQTRRAALREQGLVPRPLPQIRIVRWLRAPRETYRAWSLMLLEGVRSLDEAVEEVREDQRRKEEERLRRRDQERLERARLKAISRGQRGLIGRGGRQVDVAVQAVERGTERAATEPAIPPQPAPEQLPAPPRRPSLQPVRDKGDAVTVDLTAEDDTQALPRLDSLERKLKDLEQQFG, from the coding sequence ATGAGACTGACCGACATATCGCTGAGCTGGCTGCTCCCGGGCGCCGTACTGCTCCTGGGCATGTTGGCGGCGGTGGCGGTGCTGGCGCGCGGCAAGCGCGCGGCGGGGAAGGACGCGAGCGCCGACGACTCCTGGGAACGCTCCGAGGAACGCAGACGCCGCAAGGAAGCCCTGTACGCCACCGTCTCCTACGTCCTGCTGTTCTGCTGCGCCGCCGTCGCCGCCGCGCTCTCCTTCCACGGACTGGTCGGCTTCGGCGAGCAGAACCTCGGTCTGAGCGGGGGGTGGCAGTACCTCGTCCCGTTCGGCCTGGACGGCGCGGCGATGTTCTGCTCGGTGCTCGCGGTCCGTGAAGCCAGCCACGGCGACGCCGCGCTGGGCTCCCGGATCCTGGTGTGGACCTTCGCCTTCGCCGCCGCGTGGTTCAACTGGGTACACGCCCCGCGGGGCGCGGGACACGCGGGTGCCCCGCACTTCTTCGCGGGCATGTCCCTCTCGGCGGCGGTGCTCTTCGACCGGGCGCTCAAGCAGACCCGCAGAGCAGCGCTCCGGGAACAGGGGCTGGTACCGCGTCCGCTGCCCCAGATCCGGATCGTGCGCTGGCTTCGAGCACCCCGTGAGACCTATCGCGCCTGGTCGCTGATGCTGCTCGAAGGGGTGCGCAGCCTCGACGAAGCCGTCGAGGAGGTCCGCGAGGACCAGCGCCGCAAGGAGGAGGAGCGACTGCGCCGACGCGACCAGGAGCGTCTGGAACGCGCCCGGCTGAAGGCCATCAGCCGCGGACAACGAGGCCTGATCGGGCGCGGCGGGCGACAGGTGGACGTGGCGGTGCAGGCCGTGGAGCGAGGTACGGAACGGGCGGCGACGGAGCCGGCCATACCGCCTCAGCCCGCGCCCGAACAGCTCCCTGCCCCGCCCCGACGCCCCTCCCTCCAGCCGGTGCGCGACAAGGGTGACGCCGTCACGGTGGATCTGACCGCCGAGGACGACACGCAGGCTCTGCCCCGGTTGGACTCACTGGAGCGCAAACTGAAGGATCTGGAGCAACAGTTCGGCTGA
- the rsgA gene encoding ribosome small subunit-dependent GTPase A, giving the protein MSDTSLDTFHGPGGGQPLAAYGWDDGWTAAFAPYAERGLVPGRVVRVDRGRCDVVTPAGTVRADTGFVVPRDPMEIVCTGDWVAVDPTGVDPRYVRTLLPRRTAFVRSTSSKRAEGQVLAANIDHVAVCVSLALDLDPARIERFLALALSSAGRAAPASAAPATGARPIVVLTKADLVPDPGTRAYLARDVEACAPGVPVLTVSAPTGEGLDVLAATVAGGTTVMLGQSGAGKSTLVNAILGRDRVETGPVREGDGKGRHTTTTRDLFVMPGGGALIDTPGLRGVGLWDASVGVSRTFADIEDLAARCRFDDCAHASEPGCAVLAAVEVGDLPVRRLESYRKLSRENRHIVAKSDARARAELRKEHKRRGAEGRAAMAAKRARQGR; this is encoded by the coding sequence TTGTCCGATACCTCCCTCGACACCTTCCACGGCCCCGGTGGCGGGCAGCCGCTGGCCGCCTACGGCTGGGACGATGGCTGGACCGCGGCTTTCGCCCCGTACGCCGAGCGCGGCCTGGTACCCGGCCGGGTGGTGCGCGTCGATCGCGGCCGGTGCGACGTCGTCACGCCGGCCGGCACGGTCCGGGCCGACACCGGGTTCGTCGTCCCGCGCGACCCGATGGAGATCGTCTGCACCGGCGACTGGGTCGCCGTCGACCCGACGGGCGTCGACCCCCGGTACGTCCGGACGCTCCTGCCTCGCCGGACGGCCTTCGTGCGTTCGACGTCTTCCAAGCGCGCGGAGGGGCAGGTGCTGGCCGCCAACATCGATCACGTCGCCGTCTGTGTCTCGCTCGCCCTCGATCTCGATCCGGCGCGCATCGAGAGGTTCCTGGCGCTGGCCCTGTCCAGCGCGGGGCGCGCGGCGCCGGCGTCCGCGGCGCCCGCCACCGGCGCGCGTCCGATCGTCGTCCTGACCAAGGCCGACCTCGTGCCCGACCCGGGGACCAGGGCGTACCTGGCGCGGGATGTCGAGGCGTGCGCGCCGGGAGTCCCGGTGCTGACCGTCAGCGCGCCGACCGGAGAGGGTCTGGACGTGCTCGCGGCGACGGTCGCAGGCGGCACCACCGTGATGCTCGGACAGTCGGGGGCCGGAAAGTCCACACTGGTCAACGCGATTCTGGGCCGGGATCGCGTGGAGACGGGGCCGGTCCGGGAGGGCGATGGCAAGGGCAGGCACACCACGACCACCCGCGACCTGTTCGTCATGCCCGGTGGGGGCGCGTTGATCGACACTCCCGGGTTGCGCGGTGTCGGCCTGTGGGACGCCTCCGTGGGTGTCTCGCGGACCTTCGCGGACATCGAGGATCTCGCCGCACGGTGTCGGTTCGACGACTGCGCCCACGCAAGCGAGCCCGGATGCGCCGTGCTGGCGGCGGTCGAGGTCGGTGATCTGCCGGTGCGGAGGCTGGAGAGCTACCGCAAGTTGTCGCGGGAGAACCGGCACATCGTGGCGAAGAGCGACGCCCGGGCCCGGGCGGAGCTGAGGAAGGAACACAAGAGGCGCGGCGCCGAGGGAAGGGCCGCCATGGCGGCCAAGCGCGCTCGTCAGGGTCGCTGA
- a CDS encoding DUF456 domain-containing protein: MGVLDLLLVGLVVLLGLCGVPVPGVPGSLLVWAAVLWWALKDPQPLSWAVLMGSTAVLLVSRAVRWALPPRRLGAKGADGRLLAYGCAGAFLGFVLVPVVGAVPGFMGGVYLAERTRLGRHAEAMASLRTTMRRGGSGVLTELLACLVITAAWLGAVLAG; the protein is encoded by the coding sequence ATGGGAGTGCTGGACCTCCTGCTGGTCGGCCTGGTCGTCCTGCTGGGGCTGTGCGGTGTACCGGTACCCGGCGTGCCCGGGTCCTTGCTCGTCTGGGCGGCCGTGCTCTGGTGGGCGCTCAAGGATCCTCAGCCGCTCTCGTGGGCCGTCCTGATGGGCTCCACGGCGGTCCTCCTCGTCTCCAGGGCGGTGCGCTGGGCACTGCCGCCACGACGGCTCGGGGCCAAGGGCGCCGACGGGCGACTCTTGGCCTACGGCTGCGCGGGCGCGTTCCTCGGCTTCGTGCTCGTGCCCGTCGTCGGCGCGGTGCCCGGCTTCATGGGCGGCGTCTACCTGGCCGAACGGACGCGTCTGGGCCGACACGCGGAGGCGATGGCCTCCCTGCGCACGACCATGCGCAGGGGCGGCTCCGGCGTGCTGACCGAACTGCTGGCCTGCCTCGTGATCACGGCCGCCTGGCTCGGCGCGGTCCTGGCCGGGTAG
- a CDS encoding helix-turn-helix domain-containing protein produces the protein MLGVLGLEERQESVYRALVAIGAGDVPDLARGLALDERDTERALRRLEQRGLATRSSSGPGRWVAAPPGVALGALLSRRRHELEKAELAAALLAEEHRVATAEPAVRDLVEVVIGATAMAQRVLQLRLGATEEVCALVVGGLPTADGRHHGSGARKGVGEVRHRVVLERSVLDRGQSVAELTAGVGWGEEIRIADRLPTGLMIADGSCALVPLAAPSAEPSALIVRAGGLLRLLSALFESVWRDALPLRLGASEGLEGSEESHLGPDPTDLEILSLLLAGLTDASVAKHLELGLRTVQRRVRRLMEMAGVTTRLQLGWHAYERGWVAREHRTRSAPGRTARDALRGAGPTGPRGTA, from the coding sequence GTGTTGGGAGTGCTGGGTCTGGAAGAGCGGCAGGAGTCGGTCTACCGGGCGCTGGTGGCCATCGGCGCGGGCGACGTGCCGGATCTCGCGCGGGGCCTGGCCCTCGACGAGCGGGACACCGAGCGGGCGCTGCGTCGGTTGGAACAGCGCGGGCTGGCGACCCGGTCGTCGTCCGGGCCCGGCCGGTGGGTGGCGGCGCCGCCGGGTGTCGCACTAGGCGCGCTCCTGTCCCGCCGACGGCACGAGCTGGAGAAGGCCGAACTGGCCGCCGCCTTGCTGGCGGAGGAGCATCGTGTGGCGACGGCGGAGCCGGCCGTGCGGGACCTGGTGGAGGTGGTGATCGGCGCCACGGCGATGGCCCAGCGGGTGCTCCAGCTGCGCCTCGGCGCGACGGAGGAGGTCTGCGCGCTGGTCGTCGGGGGCCTTCCGACCGCCGACGGCCGACACCACGGAAGCGGGGCACGGAAGGGTGTCGGTGAGGTCCGACACCGGGTGGTGCTGGAGCGCTCGGTCCTGGATCGGGGGCAGAGCGTCGCCGAGCTGACCGCCGGGGTGGGGTGGGGCGAGGAGATCAGGATCGCGGACCGGCTACCGACCGGACTGATGATCGCCGACGGGTCGTGCGCGCTGGTGCCACTGGCGGCTCCCTCGGCGGAGCCCTCGGCGCTGATCGTGCGCGCCGGCGGCCTTCTGCGGCTGTTGTCGGCTCTGTTCGAATCGGTCTGGCGGGACGCGCTCCCCCTTCGGCTGGGCGCGTCCGAGGGGCTCGAAGGTTCCGAGGAGAGTCACCTCGGACCCGACCCCACCGACCTGGAGATCCTCTCCCTGCTGTTGGCGGGCCTGACCGACGCCAGCGTCGCCAAACACCTGGAGCTGGGGCTGCGCACCGTCCAACGTCGGGTGAGACGGCTCATGGAAATGGCGGGTGTGACGACTCGCCTCCAGTTGGGCTGGCACGCGTACGAGCGCGGGTGGGTGGCGCGCGAGCACCGGACCCGCTCGGCGCCGGGCCGGACCGCCCGCGACGCCCTCCGGGGCGCGGGTCCGACTGGTCCGCGTGGAACTGCGTGA
- a CDS encoding PucR family transcriptional regulator yields MRLRALLDTDVLGLRLIGGEDELDRPVRGVMTTDLRDPGRYLSGGELVLTGLAWRRDAEDSESFVGVLTRAGVAALAVGEAELGSVPQDLVEACARHRLPLLSVDVSVAFATITEHVVRKVSGERAGDLAAVVERHRRMLTPGGAGGPGGVLDLLGSDLDLRAWVLSPTGRPLAHSHASGPGLAADVRARLAAEHLGAGRGERRRPHRIALGRTWYSLFPVRGADEAPGSPARETPLSQWLLVVEGDAGEWDARRLDLLEGVTQLISAERDRGEASRKMRRRLAQEILDLLLGGAPPAEVAARLRVAGPVLLPGLGAAPHWRVVVARADWDDGGTDGGRVARTLLEEILGGHGEAGPEVVDRVAVAHDGEEAVALVPLPASPEEPEGAGAGLLTETLPDSVREALATGLDGAGRITLGVSAPVPSAEGLRGALEEARHARRVAGARPGRVAAAGHQELASHVLLLPFVPDDVRRAFTARLLDPLRDYDSRHRSELVPTLEAFLDADGSWTRCAARLHLHVNTLRYRVGRIEQLTGRDLSRLEDKLDFCLALRMS; encoded by the coding sequence ATGCGGCTGCGCGCCCTGCTGGACACCGACGTGCTGGGCCTCAGGCTGATCGGCGGCGAGGACGAACTGGACCGGCCCGTCCGCGGCGTGATGACCACCGACCTGCGGGATCCGGGCCGCTATCTCTCCGGCGGGGAGCTGGTCCTCACCGGACTCGCCTGGCGCCGCGACGCCGAGGACTCCGAGTCCTTCGTCGGGGTCCTGACCCGGGCCGGCGTCGCCGCCCTCGCCGTCGGCGAGGCCGAACTCGGCAGTGTGCCGCAGGACTTGGTGGAGGCCTGCGCACGTCATCGCCTGCCGCTCCTCTCGGTGGACGTCTCGGTGGCGTTCGCCACGATCACCGAACACGTCGTGCGCAAGGTGTCAGGCGAGCGCGCCGGGGACCTCGCCGCCGTGGTGGAACGGCACCGGCGAATGTTGACTCCCGGCGGCGCCGGCGGCCCGGGCGGTGTCCTGGACCTCCTGGGCTCCGACCTGGACCTGCGGGCCTGGGTTCTGTCGCCGACCGGCCGGCCCCTGGCCCACTCCCACGCCTCGGGTCCGGGGCTCGCGGCGGACGTGCGCGCACGCTTGGCGGCCGAGCACCTCGGGGCCGGACGAGGGGAGCGGAGGAGGCCCCACCGGATCGCCCTGGGGCGGACGTGGTACAGCCTCTTCCCGGTGCGCGGCGCGGACGAGGCCCCCGGCTCTCCCGCGCGGGAGACACCCCTGTCCCAATGGCTGCTGGTCGTCGAGGGGGACGCGGGAGAGTGGGACGCCCGGCGCCTGGACCTGCTGGAGGGGGTCACGCAGCTGATCTCCGCGGAACGGGACCGCGGGGAGGCCTCCCGGAAGATGCGCAGGCGCCTGGCCCAGGAGATCCTCGACCTGCTGCTGGGCGGCGCACCGCCCGCCGAGGTCGCCGCCCGGCTCAGGGTCGCGGGCCCGGTGCTTCTCCCCGGTCTGGGGGCGGCCCCCCACTGGCGGGTCGTGGTGGCCCGGGCGGACTGGGACGACGGCGGGACCGACGGCGGCCGCGTGGCCCGGACCCTGCTGGAGGAGATCCTCGGCGGCCACGGCGAAGCCGGGCCGGAGGTCGTGGACCGCGTCGCCGTGGCCCACGACGGAGAGGAGGCCGTCGCCCTGGTGCCACTGCCCGCGTCGCCGGAGGAGCCGGAGGGCGCCGGGGCCGGTCTCCTCACGGAGACTCTGCCGGACTCCGTCCGGGAGGCGTTGGCCACCGGGCTGGACGGCGCGGGACGGATCACCCTGGGCGTGTCCGCCCCGGTCCCGTCGGCGGAGGGGCTGCGAGGGGCGCTGGAGGAGGCCCGCCACGCCCGACGGGTCGCCGGGGCCCGGCCGGGTCGGGTGGCGGCGGCCGGTCACCAGGAACTGGCCTCCCACGTACTGCTGCTGCCGTTCGTCCCCGACGACGTCCGTCGGGCCTTCACCGCCAGACTCCTGGACCCCCTGCGGGACTACGACAGCCGCCACCGCTCCGAACTCGTGCCGACGTTGGAGGCCTTCCTGGACGCCGACGGCTCCTGGACCCGGTGCGCCGCCCGCCTCCATCTGCACGTCAACACCTTGCGCTACCGGGTCGGCAGGATCGAGCAGTTGACCGGACGGGACCTCTCCCGGCTGGAGGACAAGCTCGACTTCTGCCTGGCGCTCCGGATGAGCTGA
- a CDS encoding ATP-binding protein, producing the protein MGRGPQPWSISRRLGRADLRAVPATRQALRALLRHWGTPGQSDVAELLAGELVTNALVHTDLDAVLKATVGPRVLRVEVRDFVGLFPRACRPAPDADTHGRGLMLVRSLADAWGVRAHGVGKAVWFELEARAGSPEAAEAA; encoded by the coding sequence CTGGGTCGAGGGCCGCAGCCGTGGTCGATCAGCCGCCGTCTCGGTCGGGCCGACCTGCGGGCCGTGCCCGCGACCCGCCAGGCGTTGCGCGCGCTGCTGCGGCACTGGGGCACGCCCGGGCAGTCGGACGTCGCCGAGCTGCTCGCCGGGGAGCTGGTCACCAACGCCTTGGTCCACACGGACCTGGACGCGGTACTCAAGGCCACGGTGGGGCCGCGCGTGCTGCGGGTGGAGGTCCGGGACTTCGTCGGGCTGTTCCCCAGGGCGTGCCGGCCCGCGCCGGACGCCGACACACACGGCCGGGGTCTGATGTTGGTGCGGTCGCTCGCCGACGCCTGGGGAGTGCGGGCGCACGGGGTGGGCAAGGCCGTCTGGTTCGAGCTGGAGGCGCGGGCCGGTTCACCGGAGGCGGCGGAGGCCGCGTGA